A region of the Aerosakkonema funiforme FACHB-1375 genome:
TCATATTCTACCGCAGGCTCCAGTCTCGTTAATTCTCATCATCACACGCCTAGTACGATCGAAACCGTTTAAAACTTGTTGTTTTTTTTATTGTAAATCAATTCGACAAGAATACGATCGCATCCGTTAGCATCTGCTGAAACCAGGAGCGATTCCTCGTATTCCGCACCCAGACAGAAACCCGGTTTTTTTAAAAAACCGGGTTTCTAAAATCAAAGCGATCGCCTATTTTTACATCTAGGTAAATTAAATATCTACTAACAATAACTGCCACAAATGTCTTGCAGCTTCTGTCTTTTGTTCGTGTCATTATTAAAAGTGATGTAATAACTGCTATGTCCTTAATTACGCCAGTTTTATACCATAGGACTTACGCAGTGACGCTAAATATACTGAGATGGTGCGTTACACTGGCGTTAACACACCCTACCTAAGAGGCTTTGCGTAACTCCTGTACGAGTTTGTGCAAGCGTGACATACAGAACTTCCAGTTAAACTTGAAGTTCTGAGAGTTTCCCTCGCTTAAAGTTATGTATGCCAAGGAGTTACAGGAACGGAGAGGGAGGGATTCGAACCCTCGTTGAGGTTGCCCCCAAACAGCATTTCCAGTGCTGCGCCTTCAACCACTCGGCCACCTCTCCAGGGATGTGCTTTGAAATGTCTTTTGCAGGATTTCTCGCACGGACTCTTATTATAGAGTATGTTGCTCGAAAATTGCAAATGTCTCGATCGCACAAAATTCGCATCCACTATCGCCAGAAAGGAACGCATTATACCATAGAAGTACCGGAAGATCGGTACATCTTACACAGTGGCGAGAATCAAGGCGTCGATCTGCCTTTCTCTTGCCGCAACGGTGCCTGTACCACCTGCGCGGTGCGGGTGCTTTCCGGGGAGATTTATCAGCCAGAGGCGATGGGACTGTCCCAGGAACTCCGCCAGCGGGGGTATGCCCTGTTGTGTGTCAGCTATCCTCGATCCGACTTAGAGGTAGAGACTCAGGATGAAGATGAAGTTTACGAACTGCAATTCGGTCGCTATTTTGGAAAAGGGAAAGTAAAGGCGGGACTGCCTCTCGATGAAGACTGATAGAAGCCAAAAAAGCAGGATTTTCGCTTTTTTCTTTTGCTTATTATTTCTCCTGACAAGTTGCCAGTCCGCAACGACACCCCAAGGAGAGGTAGTTAAGGTTGTGCGAGTGGTGAGCGGACAAACATTGGAAACGATCGATTCGGAAAAGCAACCGCCTTTGATTCAGCAAATCCGCCTGATTGGTATTGAAGCGCCGGACTTGCGGCAACGTCCTTGGGGTACGGCGGCGAAAGAACGCTTGGAAGAATTGATCGGCTCTAAACCGGTTGTGTTGGAATCTGACATCGAAACTAAAGACCAGTACGATCGCGAACTGGCCTATTTGTGGCAAGATGGAGTGCTGTTAAACGAACGGTTACTGGCAGAGGGATATGGACTTTTTGTGTCGCGATCGCTCAACAACAAGTATGATGAACGTCTAGAGAGCGCCCAAGAATTTGCCAGAGTCATGGGTTTGGGTATTTGGAACCCAGAAAAACCGATGCGCCTAACCCCGGCTGAGTTTCGCAATCAATATAGATGATGGAAAATGGAGAATGGTGCATGGGGCATGGGACATCGGAAAATAGAAAAATGTGAAAAATTTCTCATACCCGATCCCCTTTGACCTTTAACATTTTAGCAATGCCCAATTCTCCATTCCCAAGTCCCCATTTTCAATTTCCCATTCGCATAAATTAA
Encoded here:
- a CDS encoding thermonuclease family protein, which encodes MKTDRSQKSRIFAFFFCLLFLLTSCQSATTPQGEVVKVVRVVSGQTLETIDSEKQPPLIQQIRLIGIEAPDLRQRPWGTAAKERLEELIGSKPVVLESDIETKDQYDRELAYLWQDGVLLNERLLAEGYGLFVSRSLNNKYDERLESAQEFARVMGLGIWNPEKPMRLTPAEFRNQYR
- a CDS encoding 2Fe-2S iron-sulfur cluster-binding protein, whose translation is MSRSHKIRIHYRQKGTHYTIEVPEDRYILHSGENQGVDLPFSCRNGACTTCAVRVLSGEIYQPEAMGLSQELRQRGYALLCVSYPRSDLEVETQDEDEVYELQFGRYFGKGKVKAGLPLDED